One genomic segment of Gossypium arboreum isolate Shixiya-1 chromosome 3, ASM2569848v2, whole genome shotgun sequence includes these proteins:
- the LOC108475477 gene encoding cyclin-U1-1: MLATGDYPTHPIRQPDPIQADTTPTPRVLTIISSVLEKLVARNDKLVEVLTEQPDGLNLDRNGTISAPLGKSLNVFHGVRAPNISIPNYLERIYKYTNCSPSCFVLGYVYIDRLAHKHPDSLLVSLNVHRLLVTCVMVASKVLDDVHYNNAFYARVGGVSNAELNRLELELLFLLDFGVAVSSQVFETYCFHLEQEMLINGVDQKVERGISPVAVDEIVTDIG; encoded by the exons ATGTTAGCCACCGGCGACTACCCCACGCACCCAATCCGGCAACCGGATCCAATCCAAGCCGACACAACACCAACACCAAGAGTCCTCACCATAATTTCCTCGGTTTTAGAAAAGTTAGTGGCCCGAAACGACAAGCTCGTTGAGGTCCTAACCGAGCAGCCAGATGGATTGAACTTGGACCGCAATGGTACCATCTCTGCTCCTCTTGGTAAAAGCTTGAACGTATTTCATGGCGTCAGGGCTCCAAATATAAGCATACCAAACTACTTGGAGAGGATCTATAAGTACACAAACTGTAGCCCTTCATGCTTTGTGTTGGGATACGTTTATATAGACAGATTGGCCCATAAGCATCCCGATTCACTCCTCGTATCCTTGAACGTGCACCGATTGCTAGTCACCTGTGTCATGGTTGCTTCCAAGGTTCTTGATGATGT GCACTATAACAATGCGTTCTATGCTCGGGTTGGAGGAGTGAGCAATGCTGAGCTGAACAGGCTAGAATTAGAACTGCTTTTCCTTTTGGATTTTGGAGTGGCGGTGAGCTCACAGGTTTTTGAGACCTATTGTTTCCACTTGGAACAGGAGATGTTAATTAATGGCGTTGATCAGAAAGTTGAAAGGGGGATAAGCCCCGTTGCTGTTGATGAGATTGTGACTGACATCGGTTGA